From a region of the Triticum aestivum cultivar Chinese Spring chromosome 7D, IWGSC CS RefSeq v2.1, whole genome shotgun sequence genome:
- the LOC123164594 gene encoding GDSL esterase/lipase At1g28600 produces the protein MGSTISMALLFVFAVLLLNAHLGSCGCFKRIFAFGDSIIDTGNFRSGSIWGPPYGGTYFHHPTGRCSDGRLIVDFYAQALGLPLLPPSGPEEKTGKFPTGANFAVLGSIALSPDYYSKRYNFSMPHWCLDWELGSFKTVLARIAPGKAGTKRLLSESLIVFGEIGGNDYNFWFYDRQRSRDTPYKYMPDIIARIGSGVQEVINLGAKTILVPGNFPIGCVPVYLSGHKTNNSADYDQFGCLKWYNVFSQKHNQLLRQEVGRLRSRNPGVKVIYADYYGAAMEFFRNPKRHGIDDPLVACCGGNGPYGTGRGCDQNAKVCRDPSRFANWDQVHMTEKAYSVIANGVLNGPYADIPLLHAC, from the exons ATGGGGAGCACCATTTCCATGGCTCTCCTCTTCGTCTTTGCAGTCCTGTTGCTCAACGCCCATCTCGGGTCGTGCGGCTGCTTCAAGCGCATCTTCGCATTCGGCGACTCCATCATCGACACGGGCAACTTCCGCTCAGGTTCGATCTGGGGGCCCCCTTATGGAGGGACCTACTTCCACCATCCCACAGGCCGCTGCTCCGACGGGCGTCTCATTGTGGACTTCTACG CGCAAGCGTTGGGCCTGCCACTGCTGCCGCCGAGCGGGCCCGAGGAGAAGACGGGGAAGTTCCCGACCGGTGCCAACTTCGCCGTGTTAGGCTCTATTGCCCTGAGCCCGGACTACTACAGTAAAAGGTATAACTTTAGTATGCCGCACTGGTGCCTCGACTGGGAGCTCGGTTCCTTCAAGACAGTGCTCGCACGGATAGCTCCTGGAAAAG CTGGCACCAAACGTCTCCTCAGCGAGTCCCTCATCGTCTTTGGCGAGATCGGTGGCAACGACTATAACTTCTGGTTCTACGATCGCCAGCGCAGCCGTGACACGCCCTATAAGTATATGCCCGACATCATCGCCCGCATAGGCTCCGGCGTCCAGGAGGTGATCAATCTCGGTGCCAAGACGATCCTTGTTCCTGGAAACTTCCCCATCGGGTGTGTCCCGGTTTACCTGAGTGGGCACAAGACTAACAATTCTGCGGACTATGACCAATTCGGCTGCCTCAAGTGGTACAACGTGTTCTCCCAGAAGCACAACCAACTGTTGAGGCAGGAGGTCGGCCGGCTCAGGTCTCGCAACCCTGGCGTGAAGGTCATCTACGCCGACTACTATGGCGCCGCCATGGAGTTTTTCAGGAACCCCAAGAGGCATGGCATCGACGACCCCCTGGTGGCGTGTTGTGGCGGCAACGGCCCCTACGGCACCGGCCGTGGGTGCGACCAGAACGCGAAGGTTTGCCGTGACCCGTCCAGGTTCGCCAACTGGGACCAGGTTCACATGACAGAGAAGGCCTACAGTGTCATCGCTAATGGGGTGCTCAACGGCCCGTATGCGGACATTCCGTTGCTCCATGCTTGCTAG